Part of the Sulfitobacter donghicola DSW-25 = KCTC 12864 = JCM 14565 genome, GCCTGTTGCAGGACACCGGCAGATTTCAAAACCCCTCCGGCATTCGATGAAGTCACCCGCACAGCCGTGCGCCCGTTTTGCGGCACCACGCGACCCGAAATGCCCGTGCCCCCGTTGATCCGTGCTTCGAACGGGCCATCCAACCCGCCCGTGGTTTGGAACGTACCCGCCAACCCCTGAAGCCAGATGGTATCGGTGACTTGCAAGCGGTTCAGACGCACCTGCATAGGCGCCGCCGCCGAGCGCGCTTCGCCCCCTCCGCTGCTGTCACCACTGCCGCCAAATTCAGCGCGGCGCATATCAAGGCTGCCCGAGCGCACAACCACCTGAGGCGAGCGCCCAGACCCGCGCCCGACCAAAGCGGCGCGCACATCCAGCCAATCCTTGAGCTTGAGCTGGGATAGTTCCATCACCCCTAGCCCGCCATTTTTGGCCAAGGTGATATTCCCCTTTGCCGCCAAACCCGCAGCGTTCAAAGAGATGCTGGTGACTTCGGGCTGCGCCCCCAGCCGGATCGCCAAATCCATTTGGCCCTTTGTGCCCGCGCTTTTGCGCCAGCCCAGCTGCGGGATTTGCAAGGTTGCGCCCTGCAACTGGCTGCTGATCGTCATCCTAGGGGATTGCCCTTTTTCAAAGTTGATCCCGATGCTGGCTGGGGTGCTGCCCTGCACCATGCCTTTGGGCAGCGCCACGTTAAACGCGCTCAGCGCCTGTGGCGTGATCTGCGCCGTCCCGCGCAGGGTGCTTTTGTTTGAACCCGCCCCGATGGGTTGGCGCCAACGCCCGTCAAAGGCCACGCCTTCCAAACTGCCCGCGCCAGCGATCTCGACCCCTTTGTTATTGGCGACAAGGGACATGCGTTTTGATTTCAGGCTGCGCCCGCTTATCAAACGGGTGCTGGACAGGTTCACCAGATCGCCCGTCACGTCAAATTTGATGTCCGAAGGGCTGCCGCCACGTTTCAGTGGAAAGGCCAGCGTGCCTGTGGCAATCGCCTGCCCCTCGCCCAGATTGGTCGATAGCCCTGTCTTTTTCATCACCTCCATAGGAGGTTGGTCGATGGTCCATAATGCCGCCGTTAGCGAAGAGCGCGCATTCAGCCGAACAATCGCAGGCGCGCCGTCCTTGACCGTCGTATCGGGGATAATAAAGGCCGAGCGTTCAACCTGTACCGCGCCGCCACTGCCCGCCTGCACAACCCCTTCATCAACCGAGGCCACAAAGCGGGTGCCAACAAGGCTGGCGTGGCCACTGGCCTGCGTGATGGGCGGCAGGTTCTTTAGGAACTTCACATGGGCTGCTTGAAAATCAAAGGCCAGAAAAAGGCGTGGCTTTTCTTCGGGTTGGATGCGTAGGGCAAAGTCGGCATTGTTGATATCAGCGGAAATCAGGTTATTGACCAGCCAATTGCGGGTCTTGACCTTTACCGGCTCTGGCCACAGCTCCATGATCCGTTCAGGCGTGAGGGTATCGGCCCGTGCATCCAGCGCCAGCTGCCAGCCTTCGGGCTTGGCCTCAAGCGTACCAAAGGCGTGGCGGGTCTGGCCCTGATCAAAAACATCCAACCGCCCGATATCAATCTTGAAAGGCGCCGTCTGGAGTTTGAAATCAACTTCGGCTCCGTCCAGTTCGACAGGTTCGGGGTAATAATTCAGCGGGTTGGCGCGCAACTGGGTCACTTCAAATTGGCCAACCATGGTTTCCAGCGCGCCTTCGCGCAGCCCCGCCAAAGTGGCGGTGCCATTGGCGTTTGCTGTCACCCATTTGCTGCGCACTGACAGTTCGTCAAACACAATCAGCCCGTCGGCTGCATCATAGGTGAAATAGCTGCGCGCCTGTTCAAACGGGATCGGGCGTGTTCCCTCATTGGGCTGCAACACGCCCTCGCCGATTTGCAATGTCGCACTTAATGGCGCCAGCGTGCCATCCTCTGACACACCCGAGCGCACAGCGCCTGAAATCGGCGCCCGCAGCGCCCCAAGCCATGCAAAAGCGGGGCTTTGCGTGGCAATGTCACTGGCCGATGCGTCCTTTAGCTGAACACCGAATTCTGCCTGTAGCGATCCGATCTCGCTGGTGAAATTCGCAGAAAGGGTTGTCGCGGCAGCGCCATCCCCCAAAACCGCAAGATCCGAGGTCACAACCAGCGCGCCGTCTTCGCGTTTTGCAATCAGCCGCCCACCATCAAGGGTAAAGGCCCGTTCTGCGCGCCGATCAATGAATTGCAACGTCAGGCCGCGCAGCTCGGCATGGGAAAGCGCGGCAAGGCCAGGCTGCTGCAGCGTCTCGTCAATACGTGAAACAAGCGCGCCAGGGGTATTGGCCCCGCCCGTTTGCCCGCCAGAGGGTGCCGCGATATCGGTCTGCAACCCCAGCCGCCCGTCCTTTTCACGGACAATCGTCGCAAAAACGCCCTGTAGGGCGACCTCGGCAGGCTGGACCTTGCCCTCACGCAGGGCAGCCATCGACAGACGCACCCGCGCTTCGGAAAAACGCACCAATTCGCGCCCCTTGGTGTTGGACACGGAAATATCACGCAAGCGCACCCTTGGGCGCCACCCTTCCTCCATCAGCAGGCGAAGCTCTCCGATCTTGATCTCGGCATCGGGGAATTCGGTTTCCAAACGGTCGTGGATTTTGGCTTCGACCCATGCAGGCACAACAACTGGACGGTCATAAAAGAAATAGACCGCCCCCACAGCAATCACCGTCACCAAAACCAGCAAGGACCACACAGCATTGCAAAAACCCAGCAACAGCAAAAACCAGCCGCGTTCGCGGTGCCGTTTTTTGGGAGGCATTTGCGGGATTGGGTCGGCCATTAGGTTCCGGTCACTGGTAAAGAGTGTTACATCACAGGCAGCGCAGCCTTTCCGCGACGCTACAGCAATACTATGACAGAGGTATGGCCGCCGTCCAAGGCCACCTCTCTCACAACAAAGAGTTTTGATATGCCTGAACTTTCCAGCCCCGCACCCGATTTCACCCTGCCCGTCACTGGCGGCGGCGACGTGACGCTATCAGCGCTGCAAGGCGCGCCTGTTGTGTTGTTCTTTTACCCACGCGACGACACGCCCGGCTGCACCAAGGAAAGCATCGGGTTTTCCGAGCATTTGGAGGCTTTTGAAGCGGCAGGAGCCAAAGTTTTCGGCCTATCCCGCGACACGATGGCAAAGCATGACAAATTCACAGCCAAACATGATCTAACGGTTCCGTTGCTGTCAGATGAGGAAGGGGCAGTTACCGAAAGCTATGGTGTTTGGGTCGAAAAAAACATGTATGGCAAGAAATCCATGGGGATTGAGCGGGCGACCTACCTTATTGATGCGGCTGGAAATATCGCCAAAATCTGGCGCAAGGTTAAGGTTGCTGGCCATGTTGAGGAGGTTTTGGAAACGGTGCGCGCCTTATGATGCCGCTGGCGAAAATGGCAGAGACCGTTCTGCGCACGGCCGATGGGCGCGAAAAGACGCGTATTTCACGTGACTTTGCGGCACAGTGGCGTGCCGCCCGTGCGGATGGCAGCCACCCAGAGATCGGCACCGCAACCCCGCCGCTTCACCCTGCGCGCCCTGAAAAGCCCGAGCTGTTGAGCCCACGGGATGTGCCGCGCCGCAGGCCTGGCTCTCCCGAAGGGCGGATCGCGCTGTTGCATGCGGTTGCCCATATCGAATTAAACGCCGTGGACCTGCATTGGGACATCATTGCGCGGTTTTCGGATGTTGAAATGCCGATTGGTTATTATGACGACTGGGTCAAAGCCGCAGATGAAGAATCTAAACATTTCAATCTGATGTGTGACTGCCTTGAGGCTGAGGGCAGCTTTTATGGCGCTTTGCCAGCCCATGCAGGCATGTGGCGCGCGGCCGAGGATACTGTAGATGACCTGATGGGCCGTTTGGCCGTTGTTCCCATGGTGCTAGAGGCCCGTGGCCTTGATGTCACGCCGGGTATGATCAAAGTGTTCAAACAGGCCAAAGCAGATCAGGCTGTTGAAGCGCTGGAAGTTATCTATGCCGAAGAAGTGCACCACGTTGCCTATGGCTCTAAATGGTTTCACTATCTTTGTGGCCGCGATGCATTGGACCCGACGCCGAAATTTCATGCGTTAGTGCGCAAATATTTCCACGGGAACCTCAAACCCCCCTTCAACGAAGAGAAACGCGCCGAGGCCGGCATCCCACCAGACTTTTACTGGCCTCTCGCCGAAACCCTGTAAACTTTGCGATTTAACGCGCTGAAATAGGCGGAAATTTGCCCAATTGCCACATATTCAAGCGGACCGACACCGGTCCGCCCCATAAAGGTTGCCCCAAGGCTTTGTGAAAGTTATTGCGATATCGTTAAGGCTTTGTGAGGGACACGCAAAGCCTGAGGGACTGAAGGGAAAAATAAGTGCGCACAAAGCTCGCGATAAAAACAAATGCTCTTTTGGAGAACTATTTTCCAGAACGACGCGTCTTTTTGAAATCAGACAATGACACCCGTTTCATCCGCCTACGCCCTGCAACGCAGTTGGTCGCCTTGGCTGGATCTTCTTTGTTGGTGGCATGGGCGATTATCGCCACAGCGGTCATTTTGATGGACAGTATCGGCTCTGGTAACTTTCGCGAACAAGCGAAACGGGATCAGCGCACCTATCAGGCCCGCCTGAACGACCTAAGCGCACAACGCGACACACGCGCCGAAGAGGCCCTAGCCGCGCAAGAGCGGTTCAACGCCGCCCTCACCCAGATTTCCGTCATGCAATCCGAATTGCTGACATCCGAAACACGCCGCCGCGAACTGGAAACAGGCATCGACGTGATCCAATCCACACTGCGGGACACTATGAAGGACCGCGAAACCGCGCGCCAACAGGTCGCCCAGCTTCAATCCGAGGACGGCGGCGCCGTTCAGGTTGCGGCCAGCACTGCGCCGATGGATTTTCTGGCCGATGCTTTGGCCCGCACGGCCAAAGAGCGTGACCAAGTTGTTCTTGATGCGCAAGATGCCCTGCTTGCAGCCGAAGAGCTGACCGATCAGATCGCTGTTATGCAAGAGCAGAACGATGCGATCTTCCGCCAGCTCGAAGAAGCGATGACCGTGTCGGTTGCGCCGCTGGATCGTATGTTCCGCGCCGCTGGCATGCCCACCGACCGCATTCTGGAAACCGTCCGTCGCGGTTACTCTGGTCAGGGTGGCCCGCTCACGCCGCTTAGCTTTACCACACGGGGCGATCAGCCAACGGTTGATACGCTGCGTGCGAACCGTCTGTTGAACCAGATGGACCGACTCAATCTTTACCGCCTTGCCGCCTCCAAGGCACCTTTTGCGAATCCCGTGCAGAACGCATTCCGATTCACCTCCAAATTCGGCTTCCGCCGTGATCCAAAAACAGGCGGTCGCCGCATGCACAACGGTGTCGACTTTGCCGCAGGTTTGGGCACGCCTCTCTATGCGACGGCGGACGGTGTTGTGACTCACGCCGGTTGGGGCTCAGGATATGGACGTTTGGTGAAGATTCAGCACGAATTTGGCATCGAAACCCGCTATGCACATATGTCAAAAATGCGCGTGAAGGTTGGACAAAGAGTATCGCGTGGCGATCGGATTGGTGATATGGGTGCGTCAGGACGGGTAACCGGCGTGCACCTTCACTATGAAGTGCGTGTTGGTGGCAAACCTGTTAATCCAATGATCTATATCAAGGCAGCAAACGATGTTTTCTAAGAGCAAAATCAACGATCCAGCCACTGGTGGCACAGAAACTCCAGCAACAGGTGCAGCACCAGCTATGCCAGCGTCAGCAGCACCAGCTGCGCCTGCCCCAAAGCCAAGCGAGTTCAAAGCAAGCGCCCCAAAGGCCAAGCCACCCGCCTCGGTTTTGTCTGCTGATCTGCACGTCACAGGCAACATGAAAACCACTGGCGACATTCAGGTTGAAGGGACTGTAGAGGGCGACATCCGCGCGCATCTGCTGACCATCGGTGAAACAGCAACCATCAAAGGCGAAGTGATCGCAGATGATGTTGTCATCAATGGCCGCATTGTTGGCCGCGTACGTGGCCTGAAGGTTCGCCTGACGTCTACTGCACGCGTTGAAGGTGACATCATCCACAAAACAATCGCTATAGAGAGCGGTGCCCACTTTGAGGGCTCTGTTCAGCGTCAGGACGATCCACTGAACCCAAACGCTAAACCTGCAGCAGCACCTGCCCAAAAGGCAAACCCAGCGTCCTAAGCGCAGCTGCCATACTAGATTTGAAACGCCGCAAGCCCCGCTTGCGGCGTTTTTTGTTGTGTCAAAGCCGAAAGGGGTGTCAGCCCATTATCCTGCATCCTCCAGAATGAGATCGGCAGCCCGCATGGCCAACATCATCGTTGGGGCATTTGTATTGCCTGAAGTCACATTCGGAAACGCCGAGGCATCAACAACGCGCAGGCCCGACACGCCGTGCACCCGCAACCGCGCATCTAATACTGAATCCTGATCATCCCGCCCCATCCTGCAAGTGCAGGTCGGGTGATAGACTGTTGAGGCTCTGTTGCGGAAATCTTCTAACAGCCCCGCGTCATCCAAAGCCAGCAAATCAGGCGCTTTCGCGGCTTTGGTTACCGTGCTTAGGCTCTTTGTTCTGGCCAGTTTCTGCAGGATTTGGCTGGCAGCAAGGGCGGTGTCCTTATCCTCTGGGGTGGATAATGAATTTGGCGTGATGCGCGGGGCCTCAAGAGGATTGGCCGAGGCAATTTCGATCGCGCCTCGGCTGGTCGGGCGACAGGGCTGCGCCGAAAGCTGATACCCCGCGGTTTGGTCCACGATGGTCTGGCCCGTCTCTGACAGGCTGTAGGAAACGGGATTGCAATACAGCTGTACGTCCGGTGTTTCGTGATCCGCTTTTGAGCGAATAAAACCGCCAACTTGGTTCACAGGGACGGCCAGCGGCCCTTTGCGGGTTAAAAGGTATCTAGCGCCAGCAAACAGCTTGCCAATTGTCCGCCCCAACGTGTTGTTCAACGTCGGCTCCTTGGCGTGAAATTGATAGGACACTGCCAAATGGTCCTGAAGCCCCTGCCCGACGTGCGGCAGATCGCGCACGACGGGGATGCCATGCTGGCGCAGCAGCTGTGCAGGGCCAAAGCCAGAAAGCTGCAATATTTTCGGAGAGTTAACGGCCCCCGCACATAAGATCACTTCGCGCCGCGCCTTAACGTTTTTGCGCTTGTCCCCGTGAAGAAAGCTCACACCTGTGACAGTGCCGTTCAGTGAGGTCAGATGCGCGACCTCGGCGTTGCGCAGGGTGCTAAGGTTGGGGCGCCGCTGGGCGGGCCTTAGGAAAGCATCCGCCGAAGACCAGCGCAGGCCGCCCCGAACCGTGCTGCGGTAATAGCTGATCCCGTCACCATCACGGGCATTCATATCGGGAATGATGTTATAGCCCACCTCGGCTGCGGCTTTTAGGAAGTTTTTCGAAAACGGTGACATTTGATCTGACAGGTCAGACACCCAAACAGGCCCGTTGCCTCGGGTTGTTTGGCCCGTTGGGGTGATTTCGCAATGGGTTTCCATGCGATCATAAACCGCGCGCACATTGTCCCAATGCCACCCCGTTGCGCCCGCTGCTGCCCAATCATCGAAATCACCAGCCTGCCCGCGAACATAGGCCATGGCATTGATCGAACTTGAACCGCCAATAATCCTGCCACGCGGCCACGAGATGGATCGCCACGCAAGGCCTGGATCAGGGGCGGTAAAATACCCCCAATTCACAGCAGGGTTAGAAACGTTAATCCCATAGCCCAAAGGGACTTTGACCCAAAACCGCGCGTCGCTGCCACCGCTTTCCAGCAAAAGAACCGTGAATTTCCCACTGGCTGAAAGGCGATTGGCCATGACACATCCAGCAGACCCAGCCCCAACGATCACATAATCGAATTCGGAATTCTCCATTGGTCGCATCCACATTTGTTTGGACGAACAGTTGAAGGGCTTTGGCCGAGTTGATCAAACAATCAGTTTTTCGCCTTAGGGGTGATTTTGGTTGTGCATCCCAGACTTATGCACAAAAGATGTTTGGGCATCTTAGCCCCCTGCTCAATAGGAGTTGCGCGATGAGACAGATACCACATGTCACTTGGCTGCGAAGCTTTGAGGCCGCAGCACGCCACAGCTCTTTTGCGGCGGCGGCAGAGGAGCTGAACCTGACGCCTGCCGCTGTAAGCCAGCAGATCAAGCTGCTGGAAGAAACGCTAGAGATGAAGTTATTCAGGCGCCTGCCCAAGGGGGTTGAGCTGACCGACATCGGACAGGCCTATGCCCAGCCTGTTCGCGCATCGTTTCAGGGGCTGCAAACGGCGACCGAGGGGTTGTTTCAACCCAAATCCAAAACCACGCTGCGGGTGCGGGCGTCCATTTCCTTTGGCGTTATGGTTCTTGCGCCGCAGTTGCATGGGTTTCGCGCGCTCCACCCCGAAATCGACATTATTCTATCCACCACCGTTTGGTCGGACCGCATGAATGACGCGACTATTGATGTGGATATTCGCTATGGAAACGGTGACTGGCCCGAGGAAAACATCTGGCCCCTTGGTCAAGGCCAAGCATCGCTGGTCTGTAGCCCCAAGGAGGCGACCCGTTTCCAACGCGACCCAAACGCGCTGAAAGACGCCGACACGGTGCCCATCATCGGGATCGAAAGCGATTGGCCGTTGATGTTTCAGGCCTTGGGGGTGGATGGCCCTGTTCCCGCCCCTTGGATGCCGGTGGATTCATCCCTGCTGGCCCTTGAGAGCATCGCAAGCGGGCGCGGCGTGGCCATTGTGAACAGGATGTTTTCAGAAAGCCACATTCAGCGCGGCACATTGGTTGAACCGTTCAAGCAATCCATCCAGACCCAAAATAATTTCTATCTGGTCTCGCAATCTGATCCGAAAAAGCAAAAGCAAATTGCCCTTTTCCACGACTGGCTTTTAACCTTCACAGCCTAGGACAAAAAAAGGCGCCCCACATGAGGCGCCTTTTCTTTTTTCAAAGTCAAAGACTTGGCTTTGCTTACTCTGTGACGGTGACCGTTTTCATCATGTCGGGCTCGCCAACAACAGCACCGTTGCCGCCTGTTCCCAGCTTGATCGCGTCAACCACGTCTTGCCCAGCCGTCACACGGCCAACAACCGTGTATTGACCGTTCAGGAAAGGTGCTGCGTCAAACATGATAAAGAACTGGCTATTGGCCGAGTTCGGGTTTTGCGCCCGTGCCATGCCGACCACGCCTTTTTCAAACGGTACGTCTGAAAATTCGGCTGGAAGGTCGGGCATGTCAGAGCCGCCTGTACCTGCGCGGCGCATGTCGCCGCCTTTGCGGCCATGCTCTACGTCGCCTGTTTGCGCCATAAAGCCGTCGATCACGCGGTGGAACACGACGCCATCATATTGGCCGCTCGCGGCAAGGGCCGTGATGCGTTCAACATGCTGAGGGGCCACATCTTCGAGCAGATCAATGGATACGGTGCCATTGGCCTGACCTGCAATTTCGATTTGCAGACCAGAAGCCATGGCCGATCCGGCAGCGAGGGTCGCCAGAATGGCGCCAGACAACAGCTTACGCATCTGCGGCAACTTTCACGCTGATCATGCGGTCAGGGTTGGCAGGTGGCTCGCCCTTAACGATCGCGTCAACATGCTCCATCCCCGAGATAACCTGACCGTAAACAGTGTACTGACCGTTCAGGAAATCATTGTCTTTGAAGTTGATGAAGAACTGGCTGTTGGCCGAGTTCGGGTTCGCGGAGCGTGCCGCGCCAAGCGAGCCGCGCGCGTGTGGCACCTTGGAGAATTCTGCGGGCACGTCTGGGTGCTCGGAACCGCCGGTGCCTGCGGCACGTGGGTTATAGTCTTTTTCCATGTTGGCGTGCTGTACATCGCCAGTCTGGGCCATAAAGCCGTCGATCACACGGTGGAAGGCAACATTGTCATATGCGCCAGCACGGGCCAGTGTCTTCATGCGCTCAACGTGCTGGGGGGCGACGTCTGGCAAAAGCTGGATTGTAACGGTGCCGTCTTTCAGCTCCATCAAGATGGTGTTTTCTGGGTCTTTGATCTCGGCCATGCCGTTCTCCTTCATATTTATACAGAGTACCTAAGCCTGATCACCAGAATTGCCAAGGCGATGCATTGACCCTAGGCAAGATAACGGCAAAACAACAGATGACTTTGAACGCAGACACGAAGGACGACATGGTATGGGCTGGAAATCACTGGACGACATGGATCTACACGGCAAACGCGTATTGGTGCGCGTGGATATCAACGTGCCTGTGGAAAACGGCAAGGTCACCGATGCGACGCGGATCGAACGGATTGTACCTACGGTTCACGACATTCTGGCAAAGGGGGGCACCCCGATCCTGCTGGCCCATTTTGGCCGCCCCAAGGGCAAGGTAAACCTAGACATGAGCCTGCGTCAGGTGCTGCCTGCGCTTGAAAAAGCGCTGATGCGGACGGTTGCTTTGGTTGAA contains:
- a CDS encoding AsmA-like C-terminal region-containing protein gives rise to the protein MADPIPQMPPKKRHRERGWFLLLLGFCNAVWSLLVLVTVIAVGAVYFFYDRPVVVPAWVEAKIHDRLETEFPDAEIKIGELRLLMEEGWRPRVRLRDISVSNTKGRELVRFSEARVRLSMAALREGKVQPAEVALQGVFATIVREKDGRLGLQTDIAAPSGGQTGGANTPGALVSRIDETLQQPGLAALSHAELRGLTLQFIDRRAERAFTLDGGRLIAKREDGALVVTSDLAVLGDGAAATTLSANFTSEIGSLQAEFGVQLKDASASDIATQSPAFAWLGALRAPISGAVRSGVSEDGTLAPLSATLQIGEGVLQPNEGTRPIPFEQARSYFTYDAADGLIVFDELSVRSKWVTANANGTATLAGLREGALETMVGQFEVTQLRANPLNYYPEPVELDGAEVDFKLQTAPFKIDIGRLDVFDQGQTRHAFGTLEAKPEGWQLALDARADTLTPERIMELWPEPVKVKTRNWLVNNLISADINNADFALRIQPEEKPRLFLAFDFQAAHVKFLKNLPPITQASGHASLVGTRFVASVDEGVVQAGSGGAVQVERSAFIIPDTTVKDGAPAIVRLNARSSLTAALWTIDQPPMEVMKKTGLSTNLGEGQAIATGTLAFPLKRGGSPSDIKFDVTGDLVNLSSTRLISGRSLKSKRMSLVANNKGVEIAGAGSLEGVAFDGRWRQPIGAGSNKSTLRGTAQITPQALSAFNVALPKGMVQGSTPASIGINFEKGQSPRMTISSQLQGATLQIPQLGWRKSAGTKGQMDLAIRLGAQPEVTSISLNAAGLAAKGNITLAKNGGLGVMELSQLKLKDWLDVRAALVGRGSGRSPQVVVRSGSLDMRRAEFGGSGDSSGGGEARSAAAPMQVRLNRLQVTDTIWLQGLAGTFQTTGGLDGPFEARINGGTGISGRVVPQNGRTAVRVTSSNAGGVLKSAGVLQQAVGGALDLSLLPVGKGGAFDGKLKIDGVSIKDAPSMAALVNSLSIVGLVNEMNGDGIFFDEVEGEFRLTPGRMTIKEGSAVGASLGLSVDGVYATDTGQIAMQGVITPVYLLNGIGSLFTRKGEGLLGFNYRLTGEAKKPKVSINPLSVLAPGGLRNVLRAPKTELPAVEGETLPEPDETQKTRVEPAYEGR
- a CDS encoding peroxiredoxin, with translation MPELSSPAPDFTLPVTGGGDVTLSALQGAPVVLFFYPRDDTPGCTKESIGFSEHLEAFEAAGAKVFGLSRDTMAKHDKFTAKHDLTVPLLSDEEGAVTESYGVWVEKNMYGKKSMGIERATYLIDAAGNIAKIWRKVKVAGHVEEVLETVRAL
- a CDS encoding ferritin-like domain-containing protein codes for the protein MMPLAKMAETVLRTADGREKTRISRDFAAQWRAARADGSHPEIGTATPPLHPARPEKPELLSPRDVPRRRPGSPEGRIALLHAVAHIELNAVDLHWDIIARFSDVEMPIGYYDDWVKAADEESKHFNLMCDCLEAEGSFYGALPAHAGMWRAAEDTVDDLMGRLAVVPMVLEARGLDVTPGMIKVFKQAKADQAVEALEVIYAEEVHHVAYGSKWFHYLCGRDALDPTPKFHALVRKYFHGNLKPPFNEEKRAEAGIPPDFYWPLAETL
- a CDS encoding M23 family metallopeptidase; this translates as MRTKLAIKTNALLENYFPERRVFLKSDNDTRFIRLRPATQLVALAGSSLLVAWAIIATAVILMDSIGSGNFREQAKRDQRTYQARLNDLSAQRDTRAEEALAAQERFNAALTQISVMQSELLTSETRRRELETGIDVIQSTLRDTMKDRETARQQVAQLQSEDGGAVQVAASTAPMDFLADALARTAKERDQVVLDAQDALLAAEELTDQIAVMQEQNDAIFRQLEEAMTVSVAPLDRMFRAAGMPTDRILETVRRGYSGQGGPLTPLSFTTRGDQPTVDTLRANRLLNQMDRLNLYRLAASKAPFANPVQNAFRFTSKFGFRRDPKTGGRRMHNGVDFAAGLGTPLYATADGVVTHAGWGSGYGRLVKIQHEFGIETRYAHMSKMRVKVGQRVSRGDRIGDMGASGRVTGVHLHYEVRVGGKPVNPMIYIKAANDVF
- a CDS encoding bactofilin family protein, which codes for MFSKSKINDPATGGTETPATGAAPAMPASAAPAAPAPKPSEFKASAPKAKPPASVLSADLHVTGNMKTTGDIQVEGTVEGDIRAHLLTIGETATIKGEVIADDVVINGRIVGRVRGLKVRLTSTARVEGDIIHKTIAIESGAHFEGSVQRQDDPLNPNAKPAAAPAQKANPAS
- a CDS encoding GMC family oxidoreductase, encoding MENSEFDYVIVGAGSAGCVMANRLSASGKFTVLLLESGGSDARFWVKVPLGYGINVSNPAVNWGYFTAPDPGLAWRSISWPRGRIIGGSSSINAMAYVRGQAGDFDDWAAAGATGWHWDNVRAVYDRMETHCEITPTGQTTRGNGPVWVSDLSDQMSPFSKNFLKAAAEVGYNIIPDMNARDGDGISYYRSTVRGGLRWSSADAFLRPAQRRPNLSTLRNAEVAHLTSLNGTVTGVSFLHGDKRKNVKARREVILCAGAVNSPKILQLSGFGPAQLLRQHGIPVVRDLPHVGQGLQDHLAVSYQFHAKEPTLNNTLGRTIGKLFAGARYLLTRKGPLAVPVNQVGGFIRSKADHETPDVQLYCNPVSYSLSETGQTIVDQTAGYQLSAQPCRPTSRGAIEIASANPLEAPRITPNSLSTPEDKDTALAASQILQKLARTKSLSTVTKAAKAPDLLALDDAGLLEDFRNRASTVYHPTCTCRMGRDDQDSVLDARLRVHGVSGLRVVDASAFPNVTSGNTNAPTMMLAMRAADLILEDAG
- a CDS encoding LysR substrate-binding domain-containing protein, translating into MRQIPHVTWLRSFEAAARHSSFAAAAEELNLTPAAVSQQIKLLEETLEMKLFRRLPKGVELTDIGQAYAQPVRASFQGLQTATEGLFQPKSKTTLRVRASISFGVMVLAPQLHGFRALHPEIDIILSTTVWSDRMNDATIDVDIRYGNGDWPEENIWPLGQGQASLVCSPKEATRFQRDPNALKDADTVPIIGIESDWPLMFQALGVDGPVPAPWMPVDSSLLALESIASGRGVAIVNRMFSESHIQRGTLVEPFKQSIQTQNNFYLVSQSDPKKQKQIALFHDWLLTFTA
- a CDS encoding peptidylprolyl isomerase codes for the protein MRKLLSGAILATLAAGSAMASGLQIEIAGQANGTVSIDLLEDVAPQHVERITALAASGQYDGVVFHRVIDGFMAQTGDVEHGRKGGDMRRAGTGGSDMPDLPAEFSDVPFEKGVVGMARAQNPNSANSQFFIMFDAAPFLNGQYTVVGRVTAGQDVVDAIKLGTGGNGAVVGEPDMMKTVTVTE
- a CDS encoding peptidylprolyl isomerase, with product MAEIKDPENTILMELKDGTVTIQLLPDVAPQHVERMKTLARAGAYDNVAFHRVIDGFMAQTGDVQHANMEKDYNPRAAGTGGSEHPDVPAEFSKVPHARGSLGAARSANPNSANSQFFINFKDNDFLNGQYTVYGQVISGMEHVDAIVKGEPPANPDRMISVKVAADA